In Desulfurococcaceae archaeon, one genomic interval encodes:
- a CDS encoding HAD-IC family P-type ATPase, whose product MSRISMYKGLTSEEVLVRLKTYGPNKVPERKENIVLIFLKKFTGLTPYTIEIAALISFILGKYVDFAIMVSLLLVNSVIGIFHEYRAGKAVEMLKSKLKVAVKALRDGRWIDVIAEDIVPDDIVKISMGDIVPADGVIMEGSVVVDESALTGESIPVEKNVNDTVYAGTTVVRGEALVKITATGVRTRFGRTVELVQIAKPRLLIEKITNSITKWLLFMDSFFIILVLVKLILVGLSVLDILPFTLTLLLASIPIALPAMTTITLALGSVELAKNGIIARRLEAVEAASMMNIICLDKTGTITENRIAVSKVIPLSSEYNEKDIVLYAALVSEEVTKDPIDNAIRQKAREMSIDVGIAKILEFKPFMPETKRSEAIIQLGNRKIRKEHPKHFFN is encoded by the coding sequence GTGAGTAGAATAAGTATGTATAAAGGTTTAACGAGTGAAGAGGTCCTCGTGAGGCTTAAAACTTACGGTCCTAACAAAGTACCTGAGAGGAAAGAGAACATAGTGTTAATTTTCTTAAAGAAATTTACAGGGTTAACACCATATACTATAGAAATAGCAGCTTTGATCTCTTTTATCTTGGGGAAATACGTCGATTTCGCTATTATGGTTTCACTGCTTCTCGTAAACTCTGTTATCGGCATCTTCCATGAGTATAGGGCCGGTAAAGCCGTTGAGATGCTTAAATCAAAATTGAAGGTAGCCGTGAAGGCTTTGAGAGATGGTAGATGGATCGACGTTATCGCTGAAGACATTGTTCCAGATGATATCGTGAAGATCTCCATGGGCGATATAGTACCCGCTGATGGTGTTATCATGGAGGGCTCTGTAGTTGTCGATGAGTCAGCGTTAACAGGGGAGTCTATACCGGTTGAGAAAAACGTTAACGACACCGTTTACGCTGGAACTACTGTTGTTAGAGGCGAAGCCTTAGTTAAAATAACTGCAACAGGTGTTAGAACCCGTTTCGGCAGAACAGTAGAATTAGTTCAAATAGCGAAGCCTAGGCTTTTAATAGAAAAGATTACTAATAGTATAACCAAGTGGCTTCTATTCATGGACTCTTTCTTCATAATTCTAGTTTTAGTCAAACTTATCCTAGTAGGGCTTAGCGTACTGGATATTCTACCTTTCACTTTAACACTACTACTAGCCTCAATACCCATAGCTTTACCAGCTATGACTACGATAACCCTTGCTCTTGGAAGTGTTGAGCTCGCTAAAAATGGCATAATTGCTAGAAGACTTGAAGCAGTAGAAGCGGCTTCCATGATGAATATTATATGCTTAGATAAAACAGGCACAATAACTGAGAACAGAATAGCGGTAAGTAAAGTAATACCATTGAGTAGTGAGTATAACGAGAAAGATATTGTTCTATACGCTGCTCTAGTATCCGAAGAAGTTACAAAAGACCCCATAGATAACGCTATAAGACAGAAAGCCAGGGAGATGAGTATTGATGTAGGTATCGCTAAAATTCTAGAGTTTAAGCCGTTCATGCCGGAAACAAAGAGAAGTGAAGCAATTATTCAGTTAGGAAATAGAAAAATAAGGAAGGAGCACCCCAAGCACTTCTTCAACTAG
- a CDS encoding HAD-IC family P-type ATPase: MGLLGLYDKPRKDSQHFIKIMKDLGVNPKMITGDNIHVAKAIARKVGIGDKAVSLREISKDQLDRIIEDIDVFAEVTPEDKYKIVEALQRKGHVVGMTGDGVNDAPALKKAELGIAVSGATDVAKSAASVVLLSPGLKVIVDIISLGRTAYRKIVVWAMNKIVKTFSIVYFVALSTLILGLPILTPTHMILMLFLYDFLTLSISVDVVKPSKKPEKWNIRKLTIISTILGIVKLVELFTALYIAKLVNLPYPQMQSFIFYILLLAGLLNILNFRETGPFWSSRPGKYVLLAITVDGAIATILIWKGIIIPALPLNIIALALTYIVATFLVTDAAKIAVFKAFNYT, encoded by the coding sequence ATTGGTTTACTAGGACTCTACGATAAACCCCGTAAAGACTCTCAGCACTTTATAAAAATCATGAAGGATCTAGGTGTAAATCCAAAGATGATTACGGGGGATAACATACACGTAGCTAAGGCTATAGCGAGAAAAGTCGGTATTGGAGATAAAGCTGTAAGCTTAAGAGAGATCTCGAAAGATCAGCTGGACAGGATCATTGAAGATATCGATGTTTTCGCAGAAGTCACTCCTGAAGATAAATACAAAATTGTAGAAGCCTTGCAGAGGAAAGGGCATGTAGTTGGTATGACAGGTGATGGTGTTAATGATGCACCTGCGCTTAAGAAAGCTGAACTCGGTATAGCTGTCAGCGGAGCTACAGATGTAGCTAAATCAGCGGCTTCGGTAGTGCTCTTATCTCCTGGATTGAAAGTAATCGTCGATATTATAAGTCTCGGGAGAACCGCCTATAGGAAAATAGTTGTTTGGGCTATGAATAAGATTGTTAAGACATTCAGCATAGTGTACTTCGTAGCATTATCGACACTAATTCTCGGGCTTCCAATATTAACACCTACTCATATGATACTAATGTTGTTTCTCTACGACTTCCTAACGCTATCTATAAGCGTTGACGTAGTAAAACCAAGTAAAAAACCAGAGAAATGGAATATAAGAAAACTAACAATAATATCGACTATTCTTGGTATCGTAAAACTCGTGGAGCTATTTACGGCACTATACATAGCAAAACTCGTAAATTTACCATATCCGCAAATGCAGAGCTTCATCTTCTACATACTTCTCCTCGCCGGGCTTTTGAACATATTGAACTTTAGGGAGACAGGGCCATTTTGGAGTTCAAGACCAGGTAAGTACGTGTTATTAGCTATAACAGTAGACGGCGCGATAGCAACGATCCTCATATGGAAAGGGATAATAATACCAGCGTTACCTTTAAATATTATAGCATTAGCGTTAACCTATATTGTAGCTACATTTCTAGTTACAGATGCAGCTAAGATCGCTGTATTCAAAGCCTTTAACTATACATGA
- a CDS encoding HAD-IC family P-type ATPase codes for MVIIYTIVLFSIIVDFYQEHKAEREAEMLRQRVARKTTALRDRVKNEIKIEGIVPGDAVLLSAGDIVPADARVISAKDLLTDESVLTGESYLVEKTDQPLKSYEQLITK; via the coding sequence ATGGTCATCATATACACCATAGTATTGTTCAGCATAATCGTAGATTTCTATCAAGAACATAAAGCTGAAAGAGAGGCTGAAATGCTCAGACAAAGGGTGGCCAGAAAGACCACAGCCCTGAGAGATAGAGTCAAGAATGAGATAAAGATCGAGGGGATTGTTCCAGGAGATGCTGTACTTCTCTCAGCAGGTGACATAGTGCCTGCGGACGCCAGAGTCATAAGTGCGAAAGATCTGCTCACGGATGAATCCGTGTTAACTGGGGAATCTTACCTCGTTGAGAAAACAGATCAGCCGCTAAAGTCCTACGAACAATTGATAACGAAGTGA
- a CDS encoding nucleotidyltransferase domain-containing protein — MSERLLVKLAKHRAEVFRNLEHYLKVIVEVIKELDEKAEVYLFGSVAEGTYTLSSDIDILVVTDQSPEKVLVKLWEKGIKDPFEVHVVKKDMLSLYKQRSKLVKVE; from the coding sequence TTGTCAGAGAGGCTCTTAGTGAAGTTAGCTAAGCATAGAGCTGAAGTCTTTAGAAACCTCGAGCACTACCTTAAGGTAATCGTGGAGGTAATCAAGGAACTGGATGAAAAAGCCGAAGTCTACCTCTTCGGTAGCGTTGCTGAGGGTACGTACACGCTGTCGAGCGATATAGACATACTAGTAGTCACGGATCAATCACCGGAGAAGGTACTAGTGAAACTGTGGGAGAAAGGAATAAAGGACCCTTTCGAAGTACACGTGGTAAAGAAGGATATGCTAAGCCTGTATAAACAGAGATCAAAACTGGTAAAAGTAGAATAG
- a CDS encoding HEPN domain-containing protein gives MTKRDEVNSLLERSRRFYESALFQIEKGFYDLAMFSFEQSLQLLLKAALLSLGVDYPRTHSIRRLLELVHELTGDEDVKELWVEHSVELALLEDAYITSRYVPRDFRAEEVVRVREVVDKVFRVVREALSEVS, from the coding sequence TTGACCAAACGAGATGAAGTAAATAGTCTCTTAGAGAGATCTAGGCGTTTCTACGAGTCTGCCCTCTTTCAGATCGAGAAGGGGTTTTATGACTTAGCGATGTTTAGTTTCGAGCAAAGCCTCCAATTGCTCTTGAAGGCGGCTCTACTCTCTCTGGGCGTAGACTATCCGAGAACGCACAGCATTAGAAGGCTACTCGAACTGGTGCACGAGCTTACGGGTGACGAAGACGTTAAAGAGCTGTGGGTGGAGCATAGCGTAGAACTAGCTTTACTCGAAGACGCCTACATAACCTCAAGGTACGTGCCGAGAGATTTCAGAGCCGAAGAAGTGGTGAGGGTCAGAGAAGTAGTGGATAAGGTGTTCAGGGTTGTCAGAGAGGCTCTTAGTGAAGTTAGCTAA
- a CDS encoding nucleotidyltransferase domain-containing protein — translation MLSELSNLVESYRSKLKLRLVVLFGSRARGDYTDWSDIDVLVVADDLPRDPRDCFAVLRDIGFARVHPIGFNTESFLKKLREGSTFIIEILEEGKILFEDTDFLKEVMNIYKEVRSRYARQGRTWTMISPT, via the coding sequence CTGTTAAGTGAGTTAAGTAACCTAGTAGAAAGCTATAGGAGCAAGTTAAAGCTGAGACTAGTAGTGTTGTTTGGGTCTAGAGCGCGAGGAGACTACACAGACTGGAGCGATATAGACGTCCTCGTAGTTGCTGACGACCTCCCCAGAGACCCGAGAGACTGCTTCGCAGTACTTCGCGACATCGGCTTCGCGAGAGTACATCCAATCGGCTTTAACACAGAAAGCTTTCTTAAAAAGCTTAGAGAAGGTAGCACTTTCATTATCGAGATACTAGAAGAAGGAAAGATACTGTTCGAAGACACAGATTTTCTGAAGGAGGTGATGAACATCTATAAGGAAGTGAGGAGCAGGTATGCTAGGCAGGGGAGAACGTGGACTATGATCTCCCCTACTTAA